Proteins encoded by one window of Halomonas chromatireducens:
- a CDS encoding DUF86 domain-containing protein, with translation MSEARTMREWRFYIVDMIGFAEKILSYTEGLDQDSFTAHDLTYDATLRNLELIGEAATRIPEEVRQQYPDIPWRMIVATRNRLIHAYLGIDDDTVWSIIQDNIPELLEQLRVIKAQQAGE, from the coding sequence GTGTCTGAAGCCCGCACCATGCGCGAATGGCGCTTCTACATCGTTGACATGATCGGCTTTGCCGAGAAAATCCTGTCCTATACGGAAGGCCTGGATCAGGATAGCTTCACCGCCCACGACCTTACCTACGACGCTACATTGCGTAATCTTGAGCTGATCGGCGAAGCGGCAACCCGCATTCCCGAAGAGGTTCGTCAGCAGTATCCGGATATCCCCTGGCGGATGATCGTTGCTACCAGGAATCGCCTTATTCATGCCTATCTGGGTATTGATGACGATACCGTATGGAGCATCATCCAGGACAATATCCCCGAGTTGCTGGAGCAATTACGTGTAATCAAAGCTCAGCAAGCAGGCGAGTAA
- a CDS encoding 5'-methylthioadenosine/S-adenosylhomocysteine nucleosidase (Enables the cleavage of the glycosidic bond in both 5'-methylthioadenosine and S-adenosylhomocysteine) produces MSAAQHTPPLTQLGGHNILFAMAANAEYGPHLKQRFTPLISGVGPVEAAVELTAALAALAQRGHLPDLVVSLGSAGSRVLEQTEIYQATSVSYRDMDATPLGFEKGVTPFLDLPATLPLPLRIPGIRETTLSTGANIVSGSAYDAIAAEMVDMESYACLRACMRFDVPLVVLRGISDGKAELHHVDDWTEYLHVIDEKLADAVDRLGKAIAGGLLAR; encoded by the coding sequence ATGAGCGCGGCTCAGCACACGCCACCACTGACGCAACTGGGCGGCCACAACATCCTCTTCGCGATGGCTGCCAACGCCGAATACGGCCCGCATCTCAAGCAGCGTTTCACACCGCTCATAAGTGGCGTGGGCCCCGTGGAGGCGGCCGTCGAGCTTACCGCTGCTCTTGCAGCCCTGGCCCAACGCGGGCATCTGCCGGATCTGGTGGTGTCGCTGGGCTCGGCGGGCAGCCGGGTGCTGGAGCAGACCGAGATCTATCAGGCGACTTCTGTCTCCTACCGCGACATGGATGCCACGCCGCTGGGCTTCGAGAAGGGCGTCACGCCCTTTCTCGACCTGCCGGCGACGCTCCCGCTGCCACTGCGCATTCCCGGCATTCGCGAGACCACGCTCTCGACCGGCGCCAATATCGTCTCAGGCTCGGCCTATGACGCCATCGCCGCCGAGATGGTGGACATGGAGAGCTACGCCTGCCTGCGAGCCTGCATGCGCTTCGACGTGCCGCTGGTCGTGCTGCGCGGCATTTCGGACGGCAAGGCGGAGCTGCACCACGTCGACGACTGGACGGAGTATCTGCATGTCATCGACGAGAAGCTGGCCGACGCCGTCGACCGCCTGGGTAAGGCGATAGCCGGTGGCCTGTTGGCGCGTTGA
- a CDS encoding antibiotic biosynthesis monooxygenase family protein, whose product MFIAMNRFRVNPERVEEFEQIWLERESHLQGLPGFVEFHMLRGPEKEDHVLYASHTIWRSREDFEAWTHSEAFRAAHANAGQSKREGLYLGPPNFEGFEVIQTVGNASDA is encoded by the coding sequence GTGTTCATCGCCATGAACCGTTTTCGGGTCAACCCCGAGAGAGTGGAGGAGTTCGAGCAGATCTGGCTGGAGCGGGAGAGCCACCTGCAGGGCCTGCCCGGTTTCGTCGAGTTTCATATGCTGCGCGGCCCCGAGAAGGAGGACCACGTGCTCTACGCCTCTCACACCATCTGGCGCTCGCGCGAGGACTTCGAGGCCTGGACGCACTCCGAGGCGTTCCGCGCAGCGCATGCCAACGCCGGTCAGAGCAAGCGCGAGGGGCTCTACCTGGGCCCGCCGAACTTCGAAGGGTTCGAGGTCATCCAGACGGTCGGCAACGCGAGCGATGCCTGA
- a CDS encoding DUF2945 domain-containing protein codes for MAKRFKVGDHVKWNSEAGHVSGKIIRVHTKDTEYKGHKRHASEEEPQYEINSDKTDHIAMHKDSALTKIDE; via the coding sequence ATGGCCAAGCGCTTCAAGGTAGGCGACCACGTCAAATGGAACTCCGAGGCGGGGCACGTCAGCGGGAAGATCATCCGCGTGCATACCAAGGACACGGAGTACAAGGGACACAAGCGCCATGCCAGCGAAGAGGAACCGCAGTACGAGATCAATAGCGACAAGACCGATCACATCGCCATGCACAAGGACTCGGCGCTGACCAAGATCGATGAATAG
- a CDS encoding type II toxin-antitoxin system HipA family toxin: MTSSQRAYVWVWLPGQTMPVAAGLVERDDQDRYRFAYGRRYLARDDAIGLFPRELPLRPGSQEQADGTLPSCLRDASPDAWGRRVIINRLTGKSGDSAAEVDFNEMVYLLESGSDRIGALDFQLSPTEYQPREHQDATLAELQEASAYVDAGEPLPPALEQAIQHGSSIGGARPQALLNDRNRKLVAKFSSSTDLYSVVKAEFVAMRLAKLVGLDVAPVEMTRSLGKDVLLVERFDRMRIAGGWSRKIVLSALTLLGLDEMAARYASYEDLAHRIRAEFDAPDQSLRELFGRIVFNVLCGNTDDHARNHAAFWDGETYRLTPAYDICPQSRTGGEASQAMLLHGQERRSQLVHCLAAAEQLGLTQMQAKAIIDHQLATIRDQWDSVCDEAEFSPVDRAFLWGRQFLNPFALEGYTQS, translated from the coding sequence ATGACTTCTAGCCAACGCGCCTATGTCTGGGTCTGGCTGCCCGGCCAGACGATGCCAGTCGCTGCCGGTCTCGTGGAGCGCGACGACCAGGACCGTTATCGCTTTGCCTATGGCCGACGCTATCTCGCACGCGACGACGCCATCGGTCTTTTTCCCCGCGAGCTTCCCCTGCGGCCAGGTAGCCAGGAACAGGCCGACGGCACGCTGCCTTCCTGCCTGCGCGACGCCTCACCAGACGCCTGGGGGCGCCGTGTCATCATCAACCGCCTGACCGGCAAGTCAGGCGATAGCGCCGCTGAGGTCGACTTCAACGAGATGGTGTACTTGCTTGAGTCCGGGTCGGATCGGATCGGCGCGCTCGACTTCCAGCTCTCACCCACCGAATACCAGCCACGGGAGCATCAGGACGCCACCTTGGCGGAATTGCAGGAAGCCTCCGCCTATGTCGATGCAGGAGAACCTCTACCCCCCGCTCTAGAACAGGCAATCCAGCACGGCAGCAGCATCGGCGGTGCCCGCCCCCAGGCCCTGCTGAATGACCGAAATCGCAAGCTGGTGGCCAAGTTCTCATCCAGCACCGACCTCTATAGCGTGGTTAAGGCGGAATTCGTTGCCATGCGACTTGCCAAGCTGGTAGGGCTCGACGTGGCCCCCGTGGAAATGACCCGTTCGCTGGGCAAGGACGTACTGCTGGTGGAGCGCTTCGACAGGATGAGAATCGCTGGCGGATGGTCCAGAAAGATCGTGCTGTCGGCCCTCACACTGCTGGGCCTGGATGAGATGGCGGCTCGCTATGCCAGCTATGAAGACCTCGCCCATCGCATTCGCGCGGAGTTCGACGCGCCCGACCAATCACTACGCGAGCTATTCGGACGCATCGTCTTCAACGTGCTGTGCGGCAATACCGATGATCACGCGCGCAACCATGCCGCCTTCTGGGATGGCGAGACCTATCGACTGACACCGGCTTATGACATTTGCCCGCAATCACGAACCGGCGGCGAAGCCTCGCAAGCGATGTTGCTGCACGGGCAGGAGAGGCGCAGCCAGCTTGTCCACTGCCTGGCAGCGGCAGAGCAACTTGGCCTGACCCAAATGCAAGCCAAAGCGATCATCGATCATCAACTCGCCACGATCCGCGACCAGTGGGACAGCGTGTGCGATGAAGCCGAGTTTAGCCCGGTCGATCGTGCCTTCCTCTGGGGCAGGCAGTTTCTTAACCCCTTCGCGCTGGAGGGATATACGCAGTCATGA
- a CDS encoding helix-turn-helix domain-containing protein, with amino-acid sequence MKTRHVTLCPQASLSLRLFAGLIEEGRLRKGWTRDELAERVGVGVVTIRQVAKGSPRVAIGTYFEAAALVGVSLFTDNVDTLRREQATQLERLTLLPKRVNRQQQEPIDDDF; translated from the coding sequence ATGAAAACCAGACATGTCACCCTCTGCCCCCAAGCTTCCCTCTCGTTGCGCCTGTTCGCCGGCTTGATCGAGGAGGGGCGGCTACGCAAGGGTTGGACCCGAGACGAACTCGCCGAGCGGGTGGGCGTCGGCGTGGTCACGATCCGGCAAGTGGCCAAAGGATCTCCCCGGGTGGCTATCGGTACCTACTTCGAAGCAGCCGCGCTGGTCGGTGTCTCGCTTTTCACCGACAACGTCGACACCCTACGGCGCGAGCAAGCCACCCAGTTGGAGCGGCTGACGTTGCTGCCCAAGCGCGTCAACCGACAGCAGCAAGAGCCCATCGACGATGACTTCTAG
- a CDS encoding LysR family transcriptional regulator, translating into MLNPRALAYLNEVIRRGSLRRAAAHLNIDPSAISRQLKQLEEDLGVRVCERYGGGMRTTAAGKLLVKHFHAQRSAEEAVLSQLVALQGVARGEVRIAVGEGFIADLIDAPMNAFMNAFPGIEVEIRMAGVNEAMSLLKDSEVDLALLYAPPVDPSLHCHVETRQPLDLIVPPDHPLLELVRPLTLRDLANWPLALMDNPFGMRQMVNMVAHQERVHLKARLHTNSVAVLKNFVRSGIGVTFMPELSVLDEIQRDEIRHLPLSYPIMSEARAQIVSLDGRELSVAAQTCLTHLSQGMRFFRGDAPRLLAEQA; encoded by the coding sequence ATGCTGAATCCCCGTGCGCTTGCCTACCTGAACGAAGTGATTCGTCGCGGCTCGTTGCGACGCGCTGCTGCTCACCTGAATATCGATCCCTCGGCCATCAGTCGCCAGCTCAAGCAGCTCGAGGAAGACCTGGGCGTGCGGGTATGCGAGCGCTATGGCGGCGGCATGCGCACCACGGCAGCCGGCAAGCTGCTGGTTAAGCATTTTCACGCGCAGCGCTCCGCGGAGGAGGCGGTGTTATCGCAGTTGGTTGCCTTGCAAGGCGTGGCCCGTGGTGAGGTGCGCATTGCCGTTGGTGAAGGCTTTATTGCCGATCTCATCGACGCCCCGATGAATGCCTTCATGAACGCCTTTCCCGGCATCGAGGTGGAAATCCGCATGGCCGGTGTCAATGAGGCCATGTCGCTGCTGAAGGACAGCGAGGTGGACCTTGCCTTGCTTTATGCCCCGCCCGTCGATCCATCGCTTCACTGTCATGTCGAGACGCGTCAGCCACTGGATCTGATCGTTCCCCCCGACCACCCCCTCCTGGAACTGGTGCGTCCTCTAACGTTACGGGATTTGGCGAACTGGCCACTGGCCCTGATGGACAACCCCTTCGGGATGCGCCAGATGGTCAACATGGTGGCCCATCAGGAGCGTGTGCACCTCAAGGCCAGGTTGCATACCAATTCGGTGGCGGTGCTGAAAAACTTCGTTCGATCCGGCATCGGGGTGACCTTCATGCCGGAACTGTCGGTGCTGGATGAAATTCAGCGCGATGAAATTCGGCACCTGCCCTTGTCGTATCCCATCATGAGCGAGGCGCGGGCCCAGATAGTGAGCCTGGACGGACGCGAGCTGAGCGTGGCCGCTCAAACCTGCCTGACCCACCTCAGCCAGGGGATGCGGTTCTTCCGCGGCGATGCGCCAAGGCTGTTGGCCGAGCAGGCCTGA
- the dctP gene encoding TRAP transporter substrate-binding protein DctP, giving the protein MTVSKPFPLTALASACLLGSVLLTGQAMAATTINLSYNGAPDPDKNAVHVFATNLKELVEDKTGGEIQLELYPNSMLGEEEDRMEQTMNTPKLNVASFAGVSPLVDEIFVSAIPFLFDDFDDARAFFDEGDYWREVEATLKERAGVDMLAVVEEGGFLAFTNNEKPITHPDDFEGLRFRAMDPSQVALYESFGASGTPIPWTEVYMSLRTGVADGQMNPPMYIILGSLYEVQDYLTLANIQYSNQFLVGNSQMIEGWEDDVRDAFMEAVAEANHNARVHNESQVEERIAFLEEQGMEVIRPSEDDLAAFRDIGQPAYLEWLAERGIEQRWIDMALEDAGMSHLID; this is encoded by the coding sequence ATGACCGTCTCGAAGCCTTTTCCGCTGACTGCCCTGGCGTCTGCCTGCCTGCTGGGCAGCGTGCTGCTCACCGGCCAGGCCATGGCCGCGACCACCATCAACCTGAGCTACAACGGCGCACCCGATCCCGACAAGAACGCCGTGCACGTCTTTGCCACCAACCTCAAGGAGCTGGTAGAAGACAAGACCGGTGGCGAAATCCAGTTGGAACTCTATCCCAACAGCATGCTGGGGGAAGAAGAGGACCGCATGGAGCAGACCATGAATACGCCCAAGCTGAACGTGGCGTCGTTCGCAGGCGTCTCCCCGCTGGTCGATGAAATCTTCGTCAGTGCGATTCCGTTCCTGTTCGATGACTTCGACGACGCTCGTGCCTTCTTCGATGAGGGCGACTACTGGCGTGAGGTCGAGGCGACGCTCAAAGAGCGTGCCGGTGTCGATATGCTGGCGGTGGTAGAGGAGGGGGGCTTCCTGGCCTTCACCAATAACGAGAAGCCGATCACCCATCCCGATGATTTCGAGGGGCTACGTTTCCGTGCCATGGATCCCAGCCAGGTCGCCCTGTACGAATCCTTCGGGGCATCTGGCACACCGATTCCCTGGACCGAAGTGTACATGTCGCTGCGCACCGGCGTGGCCGACGGCCAGATGAACCCGCCGATGTACATCATCCTGGGCAGCCTCTACGAGGTGCAGGACTACCTGACGCTGGCCAACATCCAGTACTCCAACCAGTTCCTGGTCGGCAACAGCCAGATGATCGAAGGCTGGGAGGACGACGTGCGTGACGCCTTCATGGAAGCCGTTGCCGAGGCCAACCATAACGCCCGCGTTCACAACGAGTCGCAGGTGGAGGAGCGTATCGCCTTCCTCGAAGAGCAGGGCATGGAGGTGATCCGCCCCTCAGAGGACGATCTGGCAGCCTTCCGTGACATTGGCCAGCCGGCCTACCTTGAGTGGCTGGCCGAACGTGGCATCGAGCAGCGCTGGATCGACATGGCGCTCGAGGACGCCGGCATGAGCCACCTGATCGACTGA
- a CDS encoding TRAP transporter small permease, with protein MSSLRHRVLAISRPLSLTIAASLLLINLGVILFGVFMRYFAGGAPIWTDELARFLIIGTVMLAAGAVWVEGGHMRVALIERLLPPALTRLLNIYQWLLTLGIALGGAWVSYRYAHSVSMFTTSGLGVSRTVPLMSLPIGFALLAWHVLWYGPAPLRVATEDAAS; from the coding sequence ATGTCGTCACTGCGCCATCGCGTGCTGGCGATCAGCCGACCTTTGTCGCTGACAATCGCCGCCAGCCTGCTGCTGATCAACCTGGGCGTCATCCTCTTTGGCGTCTTCATGCGCTACTTCGCCGGTGGCGCACCGATCTGGACCGATGAACTCGCCCGGTTTCTCATCATCGGCACCGTCATGCTCGCCGCTGGTGCTGTCTGGGTAGAGGGGGGCCATATGCGTGTCGCGCTGATCGAGCGACTGCTGCCGCCTGCTCTGACTCGCCTGCTGAATATCTACCAGTGGCTGCTGACCCTTGGCATTGCGCTGGGAGGCGCCTGGGTCAGCTACCGCTACGCCCACTCTGTCAGCATGTTCACCACCTCGGGGCTGGGCGTCAGCCGCACGGTACCGCTCATGTCGCTGCCCATCGGCTTTGCCCTGCTGGCCTGGCATGTGCTCTGGTATGGCCCCGCTCCCCTGCGGGTCGCGACGGAGGACGCCGCATCATGA
- a CDS encoding TRAP transporter large permease: MILTMLVVFLGHVLLGLPLFIALLTTALVGFFFVDPSMIPRMMPQQFFGGINVFSLMAIPLFILAGNLMNVSGLTERLMGLARLLVGHFRGGMGHVNVVSSVFFAGVNGSAVADTSALGSLLVPAMEREGYSRAFAAGLTAGSSLIGPIIPPSIFMILYASLTNTSVGDLFLAGVIPGLLLGVAFMTMNAWYAWRNGLPKRGQLPKAKELGLAAVAALPALVAPFIIVAGIVMGFVTPTESGALTALYVALCGIVLGGLRLPQFWQAIVDTSRLTSAIFLIMAASATISWLLSYAQVPAQFVSLLSPYIDNAFLILLMLSGITFITGMFMEEVSSLMLLTPIFTPVAMMAGIDPVHLGIVITLNITIALITPPMGACVFVAAAVSRLEIVSLFRTIWPFVLTAIAVQLLLILFPPLTLWLPNVLG, translated from the coding sequence ATGATCCTGACCATGCTGGTAGTATTTCTGGGCCATGTGCTGCTCGGCCTGCCCTTGTTCATCGCGCTGCTGACGACGGCGCTGGTCGGCTTCTTCTTCGTCGACCCGAGCATGATCCCGCGCATGATGCCTCAGCAGTTTTTTGGGGGCATCAATGTCTTCTCGCTGATGGCGATTCCACTGTTCATCCTGGCGGGTAACCTGATGAACGTCAGTGGGCTGACCGAGCGCCTGATGGGGTTGGCCCGCCTGCTGGTGGGGCACTTCCGCGGGGGCATGGGGCACGTCAACGTCGTCTCCAGCGTGTTCTTTGCCGGCGTCAATGGGTCGGCGGTGGCCGACACCTCGGCGCTGGGCTCGCTGCTGGTACCGGCCATGGAACGTGAAGGCTACTCGCGCGCCTTCGCGGCTGGTCTCACGGCGGGCAGCTCGCTGATCGGGCCCATCATTCCTCCCAGTATCTTCATGATTCTCTACGCGTCGCTGACCAACACCTCGGTGGGGGACCTGTTCCTGGCCGGGGTGATCCCGGGCCTGCTGCTGGGAGTGGCGTTCATGACAATGAACGCCTGGTATGCGTGGCGCAACGGCCTGCCGAAGCGCGGCCAGTTGCCGAAGGCCAAGGAGCTGGGTCTGGCAGCGGTCGCCGCCCTGCCGGCACTGGTGGCGCCATTCATCATCGTGGCGGGCATCGTCATGGGCTTTGTCACACCGACCGAGTCGGGTGCCTTGACCGCCCTGTATGTCGCGCTGTGTGGCATCGTGCTGGGAGGGCTCAGGCTGCCTCAATTCTGGCAGGCGATTGTCGATACCTCGCGTCTCACCTCGGCGATCTTCCTGATCATGGCGGCATCGGCCACCATCAGCTGGCTACTCTCCTACGCCCAGGTACCGGCGCAGTTCGTCTCACTGCTCTCGCCCTATATCGATAACGCCTTCTTGATCCTGCTGATGCTCAGCGGCATCACCTTCATCACCGGGATGTTCATGGAGGAGGTCTCGTCGCTGATGCTGCTCACGCCGATCTTTACGCCGGTCGCCATGATGGCCGGGATCGACCCCGTGCATCTGGGCATCGTCATAACGCTCAACATTACCATCGCCCTGATCACGCCACCCATGGGGGCCTGCGTGTTCGTGGCAGCGGCAGTCAGCCGGCTGGAGATCGTCTCGCTGTTTCGGACCATCTGGCCGTTCGTGTTGACGGCCATCGCGGTCCAACTGCTGCTGATCCTGTTCCCGCCGCTCACCTTGTGGCTGCCTAATGTCCTTGGATAA
- a CDS encoding M15 family metallopeptidase: MPTSNSPTADGIPLHRVPSLDAPEWERVSALPITECGERLIPMSLAPEPIKVFPAYARLGIPGAVPECFVREGVYRALLQAARRLPEGIGMVVLDGWRPWRVQQYLFDTLHEAIHHHHPSLDEGELMVRTREFVSLPSRDPLAPSPHLTGGAVDVTLCDADGMPLDMGTQFDEAIPASHTDHLETLKAPSAAQRQARDNRRLLYHVMHEAGFTNLPSEWWHYDFGDQLWAHYSGGGVARYGPAELDTIENRWRRQFADG; the protein is encoded by the coding sequence ATGCCGACCTCCAACTCCCCAACTGCCGACGGCATCCCATTGCACAGGGTCCCCAGCCTGGACGCTCCCGAGTGGGAGCGTGTGTCGGCGCTCCCGATCACCGAATGCGGTGAGCGTCTCATTCCGATGAGTCTCGCACCCGAACCCATCAAGGTATTCCCCGCCTATGCTCGCTTGGGCATCCCCGGCGCCGTGCCCGAGTGCTTCGTGCGCGAAGGGGTCTATCGGGCGCTGCTTCAGGCCGCCCGGCGGCTACCCGAGGGAATCGGCATGGTGGTGCTCGATGGCTGGCGGCCGTGGCGCGTGCAGCAGTATCTGTTCGATACGCTGCATGAAGCGATCCACCATCATCATCCGTCTCTCGACGAGGGTGAGCTCATGGTGCGTACGCGTGAGTTCGTGTCGCTGCCGAGTCGCGACCCGCTGGCGCCGAGCCCGCATCTGACCGGCGGCGCCGTGGATGTCACCCTCTGCGATGCCGACGGCATGCCCCTCGACATGGGCACGCAGTTCGACGAGGCCATTCCGGCCTCGCATACCGATCACCTCGAGACGCTGAAGGCTCCGAGCGCGGCACAGCGCCAGGCGCGTGACAACCGCCGTCTGCTCTACCACGTGATGCATGAAGCGGGTTTTACCAACCTGCCCAGCGAGTGGTGGCACTACGATTTCGGCGATCAGCTCTGGGCCCACTACAGTGGGGGCGGTGTCGCCCGTTACGGCCCGGCCGAGCTCGACACGATCGAAAACCGCTGGCGCCGGCAGTTTGCAGATGGGTAG
- a CDS encoding PhzF family phenazine biosynthesis protein translates to MIELDSLEALRRAQPSAHVWSEWITPSGFAQIYLYVTENTSSDEGSIRTRMFSGQGGRREDPATGSAASALAGHLAVSSGTTGSYRWDIHQGVEMGRPSQIFASAGFDGSDWVIRIAGKAVVVGTGMLKSAPGKTLPGQLD, encoded by the coding sequence TTGATCGAACTCGATTCGCTCGAAGCGTTGAGGCGGGCGCAGCCCTCGGCCCATGTCTGGTCAGAGTGGATAACACCTAGCGGCTTCGCTCAGATCTACCTGTACGTGACGGAAAATACCAGCAGTGATGAGGGTTCCATCCGGACCCGGATGTTCTCAGGCCAGGGCGGCAGGCGTGAAGACCCCGCTACCGGCAGTGCCGCCTCAGCCCTGGCTGGCCATCTGGCCGTCAGCAGCGGAACAACCGGCTCGTACCGCTGGGACATTCACCAGGGCGTCGAGATGGGGCGGCCTAGCCAGATCTTTGCCAGCGCCGGCTTCGATGGGAGTGACTGGGTGATTCGGATTGCTGGAAAAGCGGTGGTCGTTGGCACCGGCATGCTGAAAAGCGCGCCAGGCAAGACGCTGCCAGGCCAGTTGGATTAA
- a CDS encoding antibiotic biosynthesis monooxygenase family protein, whose amino-acid sequence MFIAMNRFRVNPERVEEFEQIWLERESHLQGCLTI is encoded by the coding sequence GTGTTCATCGCCATGAACCGTTTTCGGGTCAACCCCGAGAGAGTGGAGGAGTTCGAGCAGATCTGGCTGGAGCGGGAGAGCCACCTGCAGGGCTGCCTTACCATTTGA
- a CDS encoding GFA family protein, whose product MLKGSCLCGKVRYEVSGEIDEVSMCHCKQCQKAQGSAFAAVAPIRSADFRITQGAEYLKQYRATSNKARVFCAECGSPLYSARDDRPEAKRLRLGTLDTPISPSKRYHAWVSSKAEWFDLEDALPKYPESSR is encoded by the coding sequence ATGCTCAAGGGAAGCTGCCTGTGCGGCAAGGTCCGCTACGAAGTCAGCGGAGAAATTGATGAAGTTTCGATGTGCCACTGCAAGCAGTGCCAGAAGGCCCAGGGCTCCGCCTTCGCCGCCGTGGCGCCGATCCGCTCGGCCGACTTTCGCATCACCCAGGGTGCGGAATACCTCAAGCAGTACCGCGCCACGTCCAACAAGGCGCGGGTGTTCTGCGCCGAATGCGGCAGTCCGCTCTACAGCGCCCGAGACGACCGACCCGAAGCCAAGCGGCTACGGCTGGGTACCCTGGATACGCCGATATCACCCAGCAAGCGCTACCACGCCTGGGTCTCGTCCAAGGCGGAGTGGTTCGATCTCGAAGACGCGCTGCCGAAGTACCCTGAATCCTCCCGTTGA
- a CDS encoding sensor domain-containing diguanylate cyclase, which translates to MAVEPPQQTLQSFHDALMRHPLIRELWNHFPENMFLVRVEDDGHFTVEAANPAQLDTVGRECLGQPLPAFMPAASAEAIYTRYRECVARDKPMRYQEHAVFFDEHGNEQYGYWLTLIVPLHNAAEDPQRVTHIFGISQDVTELHQAREALERHNQALEARVEQRTAELQHANRELRLLNAQLEEMATRDFLTGCYNRRHIETLGQREIERARRYDTSLSVLMVDLDAFKQVNDTQGHDAGDAALKCVAASLQNALRANDLLGRFGGDEFLILLPESNNEDARVAAKRLQQLTHEQTDITISVGIATLRRDDTLESLAARADQRLLAAKREYHRKASG; encoded by the coding sequence ATGGCTGTTGAACCCCCTCAGCAGACACTGCAATCCTTCCACGATGCCCTCATGAGGCATCCGCTGATTCGCGAGCTGTGGAATCACTTCCCCGAGAACATGTTCCTGGTACGTGTCGAGGACGACGGCCACTTCACGGTCGAGGCAGCCAACCCCGCACAGCTCGACACCGTTGGCCGTGAGTGCCTGGGCCAGCCGCTGCCGGCGTTCATGCCCGCTGCTTCGGCCGAGGCGATCTATACGCGCTATCGCGAATGCGTGGCGCGGGACAAGCCGATGCGCTATCAAGAGCATGCCGTCTTCTTCGACGAGCATGGCAACGAGCAGTACGGCTACTGGCTGACGCTGATCGTGCCGCTGCACAATGCTGCCGAAGATCCGCAGCGCGTCACCCATATTTTTGGCATCTCTCAAGACGTGACCGAGCTGCACCAGGCCCGGGAAGCGCTTGAACGCCACAACCAGGCGCTGGAAGCTCGCGTGGAGCAGCGCACCGCGGAGTTGCAGCACGCCAACCGCGAGCTCAGGCTGCTCAATGCCCAGCTCGAGGAGATGGCGACCCGCGATTTCCTTACCGGCTGCTACAACCGCCGACATATCGAGACCCTGGGCCAGCGCGAAATTGAACGGGCAAGGCGCTATGACACTTCGCTCAGCGTATTGATGGTCGACCTCGACGCCTTCAAGCAGGTCAACGACACCCAAGGCCACGACGCCGGGGACGCTGCGCTCAAGTGCGTTGCCGCGAGCCTGCAGAACGCCTTGCGTGCAAACGACCTGCTGGGCCGCTTCGGTGGCGATGAATTTCTGATCCTGCTGCCCGAGAGCAACAATGAAGACGCTCGCGTCGCCGCCAAGCGCCTGCAGCAGCTGACGCACGAGCAGACCGACATCACGATCAGCGTGGGGATTGCCACGCTGCGCCGCGACGACACCTTGGAAAGCCTCGCCGCCCGCGCCGACCAAAGGCTACTCGCAGCCAAGCGGGAGTATCATCGAAAAGCATCCGGTTAA